DNA from Lactobacillus sp. ESL0791:
CGGCCGTGATAATCGGTACCGCAATCGCACCGGCGTTGTTGGACAGCCATTGAACGCCGACAGAAATCCAGTTACTCAGAACTTGTCCTAGAGGTCCAGTTACCGTCAACAGAATAACTGCCATAATCAAAACCAAACTCAGCGGCTTCAAAAAGTTCTTCAAAAATTCCGGAATAATCTTATTCAGCCACTTATCCAGCTTGCTCATGATCCAGACCGATAAAATAATCGGCACAACCGAACTGCTGTAAGTCGTTTTAATAACCGGAATTGCGAACAGTGTCAGTGCCTTGTGTGACGCCATCAAGGTCGTCATTTCCGGATGCAGAATCAGGCAGGCCAAAACTACCGCCAAAATTTCATTGGTGCCAAACAGCTTGGCCGACGTAATGGCCAGGTAAACCGGCAGGAAGTAAAAGACCGCATCCGTCAACGTATTCAAAATTAAATACGTTGAACTTTGGGCCGTAATCACGCCCGTTAACTGCAGCAAGATTTGAATAACCTTCACGAAACCGGCAACGGAAAGTGCAGGAACAATTGGAGCAAAAATTCTGGCCAGCAGCTCCATAAACTTGCCAATCAATTTAAGCGGGTTCAGGCTCACCTTTTCCTTAGCGGGTGCTTTCCCGGAGCCAGCCCCAATTTCATTTTTAATCTCGTCACACACCTCTTCAACGTAAGTTCCAATAACCACTTGGTATTGGTTGGTGCTGTCATCAATGCCGACCACCTCGTCAATATCGTTTAACTTAGAAGAATCAGCTTTACTTTTATCATTCAAATAGATTCTTAACCTTGTGGAGCAATGATCGATTGAATCAATGTTCTTTGCTCCGCCAACACCCGCAATCACTTCTTGGGCGATCTTGGGAATATCTCTTTTTGCCATAACCTTTTCCTTTCAAAAAAAGACCAAACAACTATTTTAGAAATACTAAAATAATCGTTTGGTCATGCCAACATCAATGTGTTGTTACAATCCAAATTTACTTTTTTGCGCTTGTATAAATCTTATGAATATGAACTGTTAAATAAACTAACTCGGACTTGGAAATTTTCTTATGATACTTCTTGCTAATAAATTCTTCAATCTTTTTCGCACACGCAAAACTTTCGGAATAAGCAGTTTTAACATATTCATAAATCTTCGGGTCCACCTGCTCGTCCGTAACTTCAGCAGAGCTTAACAGGCGCTGCGAAAAGAATTTCAAATGCGTCAAAAACCGTTGGTATTCAAAGCTGTTTTCGTCAATATCTAACAACAATTCATATTTAACAATATTGGAAACTTCCCGAATTAAGGTAACCGCCTTTTGCGCGCCAACCTGTTTGCTGCCGTCTTCATAGTTCACAATGTGAAAGGTAATAAAACCAGCCTCATCTTCGGGCAATTCAATCTTTAAATATTTAGCAATAATTGCCAGCGACTTGAGTCCCACTTGGTATTCTTGCGGATAAAAGCGACGAATATCACCTAACATTAGGTTAGGAAGTTCAACTCCATCAAGAAACCGTTTGACCGCCATCTTGATATGATCCAAGAGAGCAAAATAAAAATTGCCGTCAAAGGTTTGCTTTAATTCCTTTTGAGCTTCTTTAACAATTTCATTGCAAATTTCAAAATACTCAGCCCGGGTATTTTTCAACAAAGCATCAAATTCATCGGAGTGAACTGGCTGCTTACTCCAAAAAATTTGGTCAACTTTATCATCAGGAATCGTTTCTCCGCCTTTTAAGTTAAAACCAATTCCCTTACCGAAAGCAACAACCTGATTTCCATCTTTGAAGGCGATGATTACATTATTATTTAGTTTCTTAACAACTTTCAAATGAAATCCACCTACAGTCTGCTTAACCATTACTACAGGGTAATGCTCACGCTTCTTGCGCAATGACAATCCCATTACTAACAGCTAGTATGCATATCAGCCTAAGATAATCTTAGCTTAATCGGAAAACGCTGTCAATATTATTTGATACATAAATAG
Protein-coding regions in this window:
- a CDS encoding PRD domain-containing protein, with product MGLSLRKKREHYPVVMVKQTVGGFHLKVVKKLNNNVIIAFKDGNQVVAFGKGIGFNLKGGETIPDDKVDQIFWSKQPVHSDEFDALLKNTRAEYFEICNEIVKEAQKELKQTFDGNFYFALLDHIKMAVKRFLDGVELPNLMLGDIRRFYPQEYQVGLKSLAIIAKYLKIELPEDEAGFITFHIVNYEDGSKQVGAQKAVTLIREVSNIVKYELLLDIDENSFEYQRFLTHLKFFSQRLLSSAEVTDEQVDPKIYEYVKTAYSESFACAKKIEEFISKKYHKKISKSELVYLTVHIHKIYTSAKK